A region from the Alnus glutinosa chromosome 5, dhAlnGlut1.1, whole genome shotgun sequence genome encodes:
- the LOC133867700 gene encoding uncharacterized protein LOC133867700, with translation MCLTIVRKLLRTWMNTIKRLVENATLTLRKGMKLTLNVGFKIVYMGAMWGMFSKQLYDLACEADHLVRSNRDCIVNGVRFHTKKCEQTRITQNSGIVVRGEHGTSNIEFYGVLRNILELRYPGPNHVYLFECDWWNTGSRTGMQMDQYFTTVNTSRTWLLLP, from the exons ATGTGCTTAACAATTGTAAGGAAACTGCTTCGTACATGGA TGAACACCATTAAAAGATTGGTGGAGAATGCGACCTTGACATTGAGAAAAGGTATGAAGCTGACTTTGAACGTAGGTTTCAAAATCGTATATATGGGAGCGATGTGGGGAATGTTTTCGAAACAATTATATGATCTTGCATGCGAGGCTGATCATCTAGTTAGGTCAAACAGAGATTGTATTGTGAATGGAGTTAGGTTCCACACAAAAAAATGTGAACAAACTCGTATTACCCAAAACAGTGGTATTGTTGTTCGAGGTGAGCATGGCACGTCGAATATTGAGTTCTATGGTGTGTTGAGGAACATTTTGGAGTTACGTTACCCAGGCCCAAATCACGTGTATTTGTTTGAGTGTGACTGGTGGAACACTGGGAGTAGAACGGGAATGCAAATGGACCAATACTTTACAACTGTGAATACTTCTCGTACATG GTTGTTGTTACCCTAA
- the LOC133867843 gene encoding ankyrin repeat-containing protein ITN1-like: MKTLAHQLVDKLWKRVGIPYQQFSSNLVKNSMDLIFEAAKVGNVEFLIILARSYPELILRQDEDKRSIFHIAILYRQESVFNLIFEIGADKDTLASYVTSKTKENMLHLAGKLPDLDPLNIVSGAALQMQRELLWFKEIEKIVPQSYVNRRNSEGLTPKEIFIKTHAHLEKDGEKWMKDTTNYCLIVATLVATVIFAAVLTVPGGNNQETGTRIDFRNNWFIIYFISDAISLCSCSTSIIIFLSILTSRYIEEDFLKSLPLKLVFGLATLFISMVGMMVAFIATSFLVFSSAGGWVPFVVITLASIPIALFVWLHLTRWVDTFLSAYKSRFLFRPYKHRLFLVQDADWGIDMKYKSNKKQGKLLEVKG, from the exons ATGAAGACATTAGCCCATCAATTAGTTGACAAACTTTGGAAAAGGGTTGGAATTCCATACCAACAGTTCTCATCAAACTTGGTTAAAAATAGTATggatttaatttttgaagctgCAAAAGTTGGAAATGTTGAATTCCTAATTATACTTGCACGCTCTTATCCTGAGCTTATATTGCGACAAGACGAAGATAAAAGGAGTATATTTCACATTGCTATTTTATATCGGCAGGAAAGTGTGttcaatttaatatttgagATAGGTGCTGACAAGGATACCCTTGCATCCTATGTTACTTCAAAAACTAAAGAGAACATGTTGCATTTAGCTGGAAAATTGCCTGATTTAGATCCACTAAATATCGTATCAGGAGCAGCCCTTCAAATGCAACGAGAGTTGTTGTGGTTTAAG GAGATAGAAAAGATCGTGCCGCAATCATATGTAAACAGAAGGAATTCTGAAGGGCTAACACCTAAGGAGATATTTATAAAGACACATGCACATTTGGAGAAAGATGGTGAAAAGTGGATGAAGGACACAACAAACTATTGCCTGATCGTGGCAACATTGGTTGCCACTGTGATTTTTGCTGCAGTACTCACTGTACCAGGTGGCAACAATCAAGAAACGGGCACTCGTATTGATTTTAGAAACAACTGGTTTATAATATACTTCATATCAGATGCAATATCGTTGTGTTCCTGTTCaacttcaataataatttttttgtcaattcTCACGTCACGTTACATAGAAGAAGATTTCTTGAAGTCATTACCTTTAAAGTTGGTGTTTGGACTTGCAACACTCTTTATCTCCATGGTGGGCATGATGGTAGCCTTCATCGCAACTTCCTTTTTGGTGTTTAGTAGTGCAGGGGGATGGGTTCCTTTTGTTGTCATCACTTTGGCTAGTATACCAAttgctttgtttgtttggcTACATCTTACACGTTGGGTTGATACATTCCTCTCAGCATACAAGTCTAGATTTCTTTTTCGGCCATATAAACATAGACTTTTTCTAGTTCAAGATGCCGATTGGGGAATTGATATGAAATACAAGTCAAACAAAAAGCAAGGAAAGCTGTTGGAGGTTAAGGGATAG